A part of Magnetospirillum sp. ME-1 genomic DNA contains:
- a CDS encoding glycosyltransferase family 9 protein, whose amino-acid sequence MGLLSTLFPRGMRRRWWMFRPIDAIVALWPGPRNRKGAVVVRMDGIGDMVMFRAALEHYPDILGLPKSEITVLGCHSWKAVIDEVFAGFTVVTIDEHAFEKKWLYRLKIALWIRRQGFATALCDMFMRKTLTADTLVWASRAAERIVCAPFVTERTKAEYAWYLARATRVIDTGPYPTHEGLRHFTFLQALSGTRMRPEPPSIPWPDRAPALPQGGPYVVMFIGSNEPGRRWPLANFIAVAKQALDSGLRVVFVGGPQEAHAKPALAELNHPGLIDAIGTLKLGQTVDVMKHAACVVGNDSGPGHLAIGVGAPTVLLAGGGHFGCFVPYPEEIRPPKARFLNAPMECYHCLWRCPKRATPQDSFPCVAGITPDAVWATVRELVGV is encoded by the coding sequence ATGGGCCTGCTGTCGACTTTGTTTCCGCGCGGCATGCGCCGGCGCTGGTGGATGTTCCGTCCCATCGACGCCATCGTCGCCCTGTGGCCCGGTCCCAGGAACCGCAAGGGCGCGGTGGTGGTGCGCATGGACGGCATCGGCGACATGGTGATGTTCCGCGCCGCGCTGGAGCATTACCCGGACATCCTGGGGTTGCCGAAATCCGAGATCACCGTGCTGGGCTGCCATTCATGGAAGGCGGTGATCGACGAGGTCTTCGCCGGTTTCACCGTGGTGACCATCGACGAGCACGCCTTCGAGAAGAAGTGGCTCTATCGCCTGAAAATCGCCCTGTGGATCCGCCGCCAGGGCTTTGCCACGGCGCTGTGCGACATGTTCATGAGGAAGACGCTGACCGCCGACACTTTGGTGTGGGCCAGCCGGGCGGCGGAGCGCATCGTCTGCGCCCCCTTCGTTACCGAGCGCACCAAGGCGGAATACGCCTGGTATCTGGCCCGGGCCACCAGGGTGATCGACACCGGCCCCTATCCCACCCATGAGGGGCTGCGGCATTTCACCTTCCTGCAGGCGCTTTCGGGCACCCGCATGCGGCCCGAGCCGCCGTCCATCCCCTGGCCCGACCGCGCGCCGGCGCTGCCCCAAGGCGGGCCTTACGTGGTGATGTTCATCGGCTCCAACGAGCCGGGGCGGCGCTGGCCCCTGGCCAATTTCATTGCCGTAGCGAAACAGGCCCTGGATTCGGGGCTGCGGGTGGTGTTCGTCGGCGGGCCGCAGGAGGCCCATGCCAAGCCCGCCCTGGCGGAGTTGAACCATCCCGGCCTGATCGACGCCATCGGCACCCTGAAGCTGGGCCAGACCGTGGACGTCATGAAGCACGCGGCCTGCGTGGTGGGCAACGATTCAGGTCCCGGCCATCTGGCCATCGGCGTGGGCGCGCCCACCGTCTTGCTGGCCGGCGGCGGCCATTTCGGCTGTTTCGTGCCCTACCCCGAGGAGATCCGCCCGCCCAAGGCCCGGTTCCTCAACGCGCCCATGGAGTGCTACCACTGCCTGTGGCGCTGTCCCAAGCGGGCCACCCCCCAGGATTCCTTCCCCTGCGTCGCCGGGATCACGCCCGATGCGGTGTGGGCGACGGTGCGGGAGCTGGTGGGGGTTTAG
- a CDS encoding [protein-PII] uridylyltransferase, which produces MSKIKGQRAIINRQAVIARLDALVDEDLPKNKRRMRALEIFKQVLAAGRAEVRARFDVHGDGTATVRENCFLIDQLVRLVHDYACDREFPQGVRTAGETMSLVAVGGYGRGELSPHSDIDLLFLLPYKRMPYHEQVVEFILYMLWDMGLKVGHSTRSAEDCVRNAKADLTIRTALLEMRWLWGDRALFDDLWARYTAEVMTGTAEAFVESKLAERDARHSNMGDSRYVLEPNVKEGKGGLRDLHTLYWIAKYVYRVEDVSELADKGIISRPAARRFAKAQAFLWAVRCHLHYLTDRPEDRLTFDVQPEIAVRMHYADRACSRGVERFMKHYFLIAKDVGDLTRLFCALTEETFKSKPRRLQLGRLFSRRTTVAGFHLEGGRLDVGTPDQFEKDPAAMIRLFHTALDQDVDIHPHALDMVHRNLKRIDAALRTDATANRLFVEMLTSRKNPEVALRHMNESGVLGRFIPDFGRVVAQMQYDMYHVYTVDEHTVQALGVLHALERGDLKAEAPTSSEVIHQVVSRRALFVAVFCHDIAKGRGGDHSALGADVVMKLGPRLGLTDEETESAAWLVREHLSMSRIAFKRDIDDPKTISDFVALVQSPERLRLLLCLTVADIRAVGPTVWNAWKAGLLRELYSRALEMMTGGLSGTARAARVKAAQEALRSELFKLSWPPEEIEAHIARGYSTYWTTFDTPIHLRHARLVREAEAVRAPLTVEPRVDSHRAVTEIVVYTGDHPGLFSQIAGAMAVSGANIVDAKIITLANGMALDTFCIQDSDGGAFDSPAKLAKLATCVEQVLSGRTRLDRELAARKGKLPSRAHVFKVPPRVLVDNKPSRSHTVVEVNGRDRPGLLYDITNAMTNVGLQISSAHISTYGERVVDVFYVKDVFGHKIEHGRKLDQIKATLLAALEDPAAKADAKAAGGPKAAE; this is translated from the coding sequence ATGAGCAAGATCAAAGGCCAGCGCGCCATCATCAACCGCCAGGCGGTCATCGCCCGCCTCGACGCGCTGGTGGACGAGGACCTGCCCAAGAACAAGCGGCGCATGCGGGCGCTGGAGATCTTCAAGCAGGTGCTGGCCGCGGGCCGCGCCGAGGTCCGCGCCCGCTTCGACGTCCACGGCGACGGCACGGCCACGGTGCGGGAAAACTGCTTCCTGATCGACCAGCTGGTCCGCCTGGTCCACGACTACGCCTGCGACCGCGAGTTCCCCCAGGGCGTGCGCACGGCGGGCGAGACCATGAGCCTGGTGGCCGTCGGTGGTTACGGGCGCGGCGAGCTGTCGCCCCATTCCGACATCGACCTCTTGTTCCTGCTGCCCTACAAGCGCATGCCCTATCACGAGCAGGTGGTGGAGTTCATCCTCTACATGCTGTGGGACATGGGGCTGAAGGTGGGCCATTCCACCCGCTCGGCCGAGGATTGCGTAAGAAACGCCAAGGCCGACCTGACCATCCGCACCGCCCTGTTGGAAATGCGCTGGCTGTGGGGCGACCGGGCGCTGTTTGACGATCTGTGGGCCCGCTACACCGCCGAGGTGATGACCGGCACCGCCGAGGCCTTCGTGGAATCCAAGCTGGCCGAGCGTGATGCGCGCCATTCCAACATGGGCGATTCCCGCTACGTGCTGGAGCCCAACGTCAAGGAGGGCAAGGGCGGCCTGCGCGACCTGCACACCCTGTACTGGATCGCCAAATACGTCTACCGGGTCGAGGACGTCTCGGAACTGGCCGACAAGGGCATCATCTCGCGCCCGGCGGCACGGCGCTTCGCCAAGGCCCAGGCCTTCCTGTGGGCGGTGCGCTGCCACCTGCACTACCTGACCGACCGGCCCGAGGACAGGCTCACCTTCGACGTGCAGCCCGAGATCGCGGTGCGCATGCATTACGCCGACCGCGCCTGTTCCCGCGGCGTCGAGCGCTTCATGAAGCACTACTTCCTGATCGCCAAGGACGTGGGCGACCTCACCCGCCTGTTCTGCGCCCTGACCGAGGAAACCTTCAAGAGCAAGCCCCGGCGCCTCCAGCTGGGCCGCCTGTTCTCGCGCCGCACCACCGTGGCCGGTTTCCATCTGGAAGGCGGCCGCCTCGACGTCGGCACCCCCGACCAGTTCGAGAAGGACCCGGCGGCCATGATCCGCCTGTTCCACACCGCGCTGGACCAGGACGTGGACATCCACCCCCATGCTCTCGACATGGTCCACCGCAATCTGAAGCGCATCGATGCGGCCTTGCGCACCGACGCCACCGCCAACCGGCTGTTCGTCGAGATGCTGACCAGCCGCAAGAACCCGGAAGTGGCGTTGCGCCACATGAACGAATCCGGCGTTCTGGGTCGCTTCATCCCCGATTTCGGCCGCGTCGTCGCCCAGATGCAGTACGACATGTACCACGTCTACACCGTGGACGAGCATACGGTGCAGGCCCTGGGCGTACTCCATGCCCTCGAGCGCGGCGATTTGAAGGCCGAGGCCCCCACCTCGTCCGAGGTGATCCATCAGGTGGTGTCGCGCCGCGCCCTGTTCGTCGCCGTGTTCTGCCACGACATCGCCAAGGGCAGGGGCGGCGACCATTCCGCCCTGGGCGCCGATGTGGTGATGAAGCTGGGCCCGCGCCTGGGCCTTACCGACGAAGAGACGGAATCCGCCGCCTGGCTGGTGCGCGAGCACCTGTCCATGAGCCGCATCGCCTTCAAGCGCGACATCGACGACCCCAAGACCATTTCCGACTTCGTCGCCCTGGTCCAGTCGCCCGAGCGCCTGCGCCTGCTGCTCTGCCTCACCGTCGCCGACATCCGCGCCGTGGGGCCCACCGTGTGGAACGCCTGGAAGGCCGGGCTGCTGCGCGAGCTCTATTCCCGCGCGCTCGAAATGATGACCGGCGGCCTGTCGGGCACGGCGCGCGCCGCCCGGGTCAAGGCCGCCCAGGAGGCGCTGCGGTCCGAGCTGTTCAAGCTGTCCTGGCCGCCCGAGGAGATCGAGGCCCATATCGCGCGGGGCTATTCCACCTATTGGACCACCTTCGACACCCCCATCCACCTGCGCCACGCCCGGCTGGTGAGGGAAGCCGAGGCGGTCAGGGCCCCGCTCACCGTCGAGCCCCGGGTGGACAGTCACCGCGCCGTCACCGAGATCGTCGTCTATACCGGCGACCATCCCGGCCTGTTCTCACAAATCGCCGGGGCCATGGCGGTGTCGGGGGCCAACATCGTCGACGCCAAGATCATCACGCTGGCCAACGGCATGGCGCTCGACACCTTCTGCATCCAGGATTCCGACGGCGGCGCCTTCGACAGCCCGGCCAAGCTGGCCAAGCTGGCCACCTGCGTCGAGCAGGTGCTGTCGGGCCGCACCCGCCTCGACCGCGAGCTGGCGGCGAGGAAGGGCAAGCTGCCGTCCCGAGCCCACGTCTTCAAGGTGCCGCCCCGCGTGCTGGTGGACAACAAGCCGTCGCGCTCCCACACCGTGGTCGAGGTCAACGGCCGCGACCGGCCGGGCCTGCTCTACGACATCACCAACGCCATGACCAATGTGGGGCTGCAGATCTCGTCGGCCCACATCTCCACCTATGGCGAGCGGGTGGTGGACGTGTTCTACGTGAAAGACGTGTTCGGCCATAAGATCGAGCACGGCCGCAAGCTCGACCAGATCAAGGCCACCCTGCTGGCCGCCCTGGAAGACCCGGCGGCCAAGGCTGATGCCAAGGCGGCGGGCGGACCCAAGGCGGCGGAGTAG
- a CDS encoding glycosyltransferase family 9 protein has product MKLGRLISDTLRRVRPRPLRPGAASGVLLLSAGGLGDTVLFALVLSRFAALAKPGETVSVLLRSDGAKMAFLFPPEIRVIKVDFGRLGRDAAYRGTVFDDLYKAHYRLVVSTDYKRHPDLDEALAFACQAPETTAMRARPWAKYQARLDANEKRWGRIVESGAALQDKVVRWTRFACELTGIVQPPPRVELPPERMPAPVGLPGPTVIVQPFSAVREKQSPPALYARIAAALPAGWSMRIAGHPSDLDKNPDYRPLLELPNVSFEPAPFDQLAGILRGARLVVSVDTACMHLAAALGVPTLCLASAGFVGEIVPYADEVMPGNLKVLFQPMECAGCLGDCRLPATNSMFPCVAALDSDAILADIARMVEGGS; this is encoded by the coding sequence GTGAAGCTCGGCCGCCTGATCTCCGATACGCTCCGCCGCGTAAGGCCCCGGCCGCTCCGGCCGGGCGCGGCCTCGGGCGTGCTGCTGCTGTCGGCGGGCGGCCTGGGCGACACGGTGCTGTTCGCCCTGGTTCTTTCCCGCTTCGCCGCGCTGGCGAAGCCGGGCGAGACGGTGAGCGTCCTGCTGCGCTCCGATGGGGCGAAGATGGCCTTTCTGTTCCCGCCGGAAATCCGGGTGATCAAGGTGGATTTCGGGCGGCTGGGCAGGGATGCGGCCTATCGCGGCACCGTTTTCGACGATCTCTACAAGGCCCATTACCGTCTGGTGGTCTCCACCGACTACAAGCGCCATCCCGACCTGGACGAGGCCCTGGCCTTCGCCTGCCAGGCGCCCGAGACCACCGCCATGCGCGCCCGGCCCTGGGCCAAGTACCAGGCCCGCCTCGACGCCAATGAAAAGCGCTGGGGCCGCATCGTCGAGTCAGGCGCGGCGCTGCAGGACAAGGTGGTGCGCTGGACCCGTTTCGCTTGCGAACTGACCGGCATCGTCCAGCCTCCGCCCCGGGTGGAGCTGCCGCCCGAGCGGATGCCGGCCCCCGTCGGGCTGCCCGGCCCGACCGTGATCGTCCAGCCCTTCTCGGCGGTCCGCGAAAAGCAGAGCCCGCCCGCGCTTTACGCCCGCATCGCCGCCGCGCTGCCGGCGGGCTGGAGCATGCGCATCGCCGGCCATCCCAGTGATCTGGACAAGAATCCCGATTACCGCCCGCTGCTGGAACTGCCCAACGTCTCGTTCGAGCCGGCGCCGTTTGACCAGCTGGCGGGCATCCTGCGCGGCGCCAGGCTGGTGGTTTCGGTGGACACCGCCTGCATGCATCTGGCCGCCGCGCTGGGGGTTCCCACCCTGTGCCTGGCCTCGGCCGGCTTCGTGGGCGAGATCGTGCCCTATGCCGACGAGGTGATGCCCGGCAACCTGAAGGTGCTGTTCCAGCCCATGGAATGCGCCGGTTGTCTGGGCGATTGCCGCCTTCCCGCCACCAATTCCATGTTTCCTTGCGTGGCGGCTCTCGACTCCGACGCGATTTTGGCGGACATTGCCAGGATGGTGGAGGGAGGTTCATGA
- a CDS encoding glycosyltransferase family 9 protein — protein sequence MKIAALLDPILRLLLRWKKRRKRAEGVLLVSSRGPAEMVFLSAVLPRFMRLAKLDESVTLLCRADAAGMSFLFPRTLKLRKVDFRRLDEVEYRWSTFTDLFSQHYRLIVSLDYVREHDQDEALIITADPAETAGMVPPPFKRNFHQRLEESEKVFDLLFDSGPVRQDKIVRWSRFADEVLDDRQPPVLALLEDSQLPNAEALLSPTIVLLPFSGVKQRMLPAETWRQLADLVPANWQVLVAGHKNDFDKNPDYMALLTQPNVRMETSGFEKLASILLGSKLVIGVDTAGLHLAVLLGAPTLCLASAAYVGAGVPYDERVIPDNVQFVYIPMECQGCLGRCKFPLEDGMYKCVNAIDTDQVLAFVRDSVARGVF from the coding sequence ATGAAGATCGCCGCCCTGCTTGATCCGATCTTAAGGCTCCTGCTCCGGTGGAAGAAGCGCCGGAAGCGGGCCGAGGGCGTGCTGCTGGTCAGTTCGCGCGGGCCGGCCGAGATGGTGTTCCTGTCCGCCGTGCTGCCCCGCTTCATGCGCCTGGCCAAGCTGGACGAGAGCGTCACCCTGCTGTGCCGCGCCGACGCCGCCGGCATGTCCTTCCTGTTTCCCCGCACGCTGAAGCTGCGCAAGGTGGATTTCCGGCGCCTGGACGAGGTCGAGTACCGCTGGAGCACCTTCACCGACCTGTTTTCCCAGCATTACCGGCTGATCGTCTCGCTGGACTACGTGCGCGAGCACGACCAGGACGAGGCGCTGATCATCACCGCCGATCCGGCCGAGACGGCGGGCATGGTGCCGCCGCCCTTCAAGCGCAACTTCCACCAGCGCCTGGAGGAGAGCGAGAAGGTCTTCGACCTGCTGTTCGATTCCGGCCCCGTGCGCCAGGACAAGATCGTCCGCTGGTCGCGCTTCGCCGACGAGGTGCTGGACGACCGCCAGCCGCCGGTCCTGGCCCTGCTGGAAGACAGCCAGCTGCCCAATGCCGAGGCGCTGCTTAGTCCCACCATTGTGCTGCTGCCCTTCTCGGGCGTGAAGCAGCGCATGCTGCCGGCCGAGACCTGGCGCCAGCTGGCCGATCTGGTGCCCGCCAACTGGCAGGTGCTGGTGGCCGGGCACAAGAACGATTTCGACAAGAATCCCGATTACATGGCGCTGCTGACCCAGCCCAACGTCCGGATGGAAACCTCGGGCTTCGAGAAGCTGGCCTCGATCCTGCTGGGGTCCAAGCTGGTGATCGGCGTCGATACCGCCGGCCTGCATCTGGCCGTGCTGCTGGGCGCGCCCACCCTGTGCCTGGCCAGCGCCGCCTATGTGGGGGCCGGCGTGCCCTATGACGAGCGGGTTATCCCCGACAACGTCCAGTTCGTCTACATCCCCATGGAATGCCAGGGCTGCCTGGGTCGCTGCAAGTTCCCCCTGGAAGACGGCATGTACAAGTGCGTCAACGCCATCGACACCGACCAGGTGCTGGCCTTCGTCCGCGATTCGGTGGCGCGGGGCGTGTTCTGA